In Solirubrobacterales bacterium, the DNA window GCAGGATGTGCTCGGTGCCGATGTAGTTGTGGCCGAGGCTGAGTGCCTCCCGCAGAGCGAGTTCAAGCACCTTCTTGGCCCGCGGGGTGAACGGGATCTGGCCGGAGGTGACCTCCTCGCCGGACCCGACGATCCGGACCACCTGGGCCCGCACCCGCTCGACCGTGATCTCGAGCGACTCCAGCACCCGGGCGGCCAGGCCTTCCTCCTCACGGAGCAGGCCGAGCAGGATGTGTTCGGTGCCGATGTAGTTGTGCTTGAGCGACCGTGCCTCTTCCTGGGCCAGGACGACTACTTGACGGGCGCGCTCTGTGAATCTCTCGAACAAGGTGCTCTGTTACCTCAAACCTCGGTGGTTGGTTGAGTATCGGTCATCGGTCGGCGGTTTGTGAGGACGGTCCATCGCCGGCTGCCCCATCACGGTCCGGTCTGTTCTCCGGTCTGCGCGATCTGACCTCCGGTTGTCGGGTACGGGCGAATAGCCAAGTATAACGAGCGCCTCCCGCCGCCACCCGGGGCCACATCCGGGTGGATCGACCCGCCCGCACCGCCTGACCGGGACTGCGAGCTGGCCGGACCAGGGGCGAATCGAGGGCGGGAACTGAACCGGCATCCGGGCGGCAGCAGGCGACGGATCACCGCTACCGGAGGGCGGCTCCGAGGGCGTGGGCGAGGGCTGCGGCGGCAAGACCGAGAGCCAGGGGCAGGGCGAGATTGAGAACGGCGGCAGCCGGCCCGCGCTCTCCTGCCAATCGGTCGGTGGCGAGAATCCAGCCGGAGAAGGTCGTGTAGGAGCCGAGCGCTGCGGTGCCGAGCAGAACCCGGAGCGACTGATCGGGAGCGAGCCCGACCACGAACCCGAGAGCCAGGGCACCGGAGAGGTTCACCACGGTCGTGCCCCAGGGCAACCGGCGGCCGAGACGTCCGGTCACGGCCGACTCGACCAGCCAGCGGCAGACTGCACCGCAGCCTCCGGCCAGCCCGACACCGATCCAGAGCCAGACCGTCATGCCTCCACCCGTCGGCCAGGGTCGCGGCGGGCAAGTCTGACCGCCAGGAGGAAGAGACCGACCCCGGCGAGCAGCGAGATCCCGGCGTAGGCCGTGGCCAACCCCGTGTGCCCCGCCTCGATCAGATCGAGCAGCTCAATCTGAAGGGTCGAAAAGGTGGTGAGACCACCGCAGAAACCGGTGATCAGCAGCGGGTGCCGACCGCCGTGGTAGCCGTCGGCCAGGCGGGTGACGAACCAGCCGGCGAGGAATGCCCCGAGCAGGTTCGCGACCAGAGTCGGCCACGGCCAGCTTCCCGGGATGACCGGGAGGGCCTCGGTCAGCAGCACCCGAAGAAGCGTTCCGGCCGCTCCCCCGACAAAGACGGCACTCGCCTCCCGCCTCATCGCCCGGCTCCACCCAACTCAAGCGCCAGCCGGTGGCCCGCGTCCCGGATCGTTCCCCCGGTGCCGGCCTCGACAGCCCGGATCAGTCCCAGCCGATCGATCTCCTGCGACCCGAGGTCGAGCTCCCCCACCACCGCCGCGGCCGGAAGGCCGGCGGACGCGGCGCGGGCGGCGACCACCGCCACCGCCTTGCCACCTGCGGTCTGTGCGTCCAGCCGCCCCTCTCCGGTAATCACCGCTTCGCAGCCCGCCAGGATCCGGTCGAAACCGATTGCGTCGAGAACCAGGTCGGCCCCGGCCACGAGCTCGGCATCGAGGCAGGCCCAGAGCCCTCCCGACACGCCGCCGCCACATCCGGTGCGGACCCGGCCGCGAGGATCGCGGGGAAAGGAACCGGCCAGGCGATCGAGCCTCACCTCCAGCTCCCGGACCTGGCCGGGGTCGGCGCCCTTCTGGGGAGCGAAGACGGGGGCTGCCTGCTCGAAGGCGTGCTCAACGTCGCAGGCAACCGTGATCCGGGGCCTGACCCCCGCTCCCTCCAGCACCTCGAGCAGACCCCGGCCGCCGTCGGTGGATGCGCTGCCACCCGGGGCGAAGATGATCTCCCCGGCCCCCCTCTCTACCGCCGCGGCGATCAGCATCCCCCCGCCCCGGGAGGTTGCCGCGAGGGGATCGAGCCGGTCCGGGTCGGTTCCTCCAAGTCCGGCGACCTCGGCCAGTTCGACCACGGCCCGGGAGCCGTCGCCGACCAGGGCGAAGCGACCGGTGGCCGGGTTGCCGAGGACGTCCGCGGATGGTGCCTCCACCCAGGCGCCTCCGAGCGCCGACATCAATGCGTCTGCGGTCCCATCCCCACCGTCGGCGACCGGCAACTCGACCGCCTCCGCCCCGGTTTCGCGAATCCCGTCGCCGATCAGTCGCGCGACCTCACCCGCGGTGAAGGTGCCCTTGAACTTGTCGGGCGCGACCAGGAAGCGGGTCGCCCTTGCCATCGGTCAGTCGCGCATCGCCGGGAAGAGCACCACCTCGCGCAGGGAGTTGGCGCCGGTCAGCATCATGACCAGGCGGTCGATGCCGAGACCGACCCCGCCGGTCGGCGGCATCCCCTGTTCGAGCGCCTCGACGAAGGCCTCGTCGAAGGGGTGGGCCTCGTCGTCACCGCGTTCGATCTCGGCGATCTGCTGTTCGAAGCGGCGGCGCTGCTCGTCCGGGTCGTTCAGTTCGGTGAAGGAGTTGGCAATCTCGACCCCGCCGATGAAGGCCTCCCAGCGTTCCACCTTGTCCGGGTTGTCGCGATGGCGCTTGGCGAACGGCGAGAGCTCCTCGGGATAGTCGAGGACGAAGGTCGGCTCGACCAGGGTCGGCTCGACCTGTTTCGAGAAGACGGTGTCGACCAGTTTGCCCCAGCCGGCGGTGTCGTCCTCGTTGCCGATCGCCTCCGAAAGCGCATCCCGGTCGGTCAGTTGGTCGATGTCGATCCCGGAATGCTCGAGGATCGCGTCCCGCATCGTCACCCGATGCCACGGGGCCCGGAGGCTGATCGTGCGACCGTCGCGCTCGATTTCCGGTCTGCCCAGCACGTTCCCGGCCACCTCGGAGACCAGACTCTCAAGGGCCGCCGCGGTGTCGCCGTAGTCGGCATAGGCCTCGTACCACTCGAGCATCGTGAACTCGGGGTTGTGTTTCATCGAGATGCCTTCGTTGCGGAAGTCCTTGCCCAGCTCGTACACCCGGTCGATCCCGCCGACCACGCAGCGTTTCAGGTAGAGCTCGGTCGCGATCCGCAGGTAGAGCTTGCGGTCGAGTGCATTGTGGTGGGTGGTGAACGGCCGGGCCAGGGCACCCCCGTAGAGCGGCTGCAGGACCGGGGTCTCGACCTCGAAGAATCCGCGGTCGTCAAGCCAGCGGCGGACCTCGCTGATCGTGCGGGCCCGGGTCCGGAAGATCTCACGACTCTCCCGGTTGGCGATCAGGTCCAGTTCACGGTGGCGGTAGCGGGTCTCGGTGTCTTCGAGCCCGTGGAACTTGTCCGGCGGCGGACGGAGCGACTTGGCCAGCAGTCGCCAGCCGGTCGCTTCGATCGAGAGCTGGCCGCGGCGGGTGACGATCGCCCGTCCCTCGACCCCGAGGATGTCTCCCAGATCGAGGCTCTCCAGCAGCCCGTACGCCTCGCCGAGCACATCCGACTTGGCGTGGATCTGGATCTGGCCGGTCGCATCCCGGAGATCGAGAAAGGCAGCCTTGCCGTGGCCCCGGCGACCGACGATCCGTCCCGCGACCCGGTGAACCGAATCGGTCTCCACCCCGGCCTCGAGGGCGGCGTGCGTCTCCAGGACGCCGTCGATCTCCTCACGACGGGGAAAGTCGTGGGGGAACGGCTCCACTCCCGCCGCCTTCAGCCGTTCGAGTTTCTCCCGGCGCTCGGCCAGGATCGAGCCGGCCCCGGACTCCTCCCCGTCGGACCCGGGGGTTTCGGGGGCGCTGCCGGTCTCGGGGTCGGACTCGGTCATCGCGGGCGCCCGATCGGGCTCAGGCGGTCTCGATCTTGGTGATCTTGAACTGCTTCTCCGGACCACGGGGTGAGGGCACGACCACGACCTGGTTGACCTTCCCACCAATCAAGGCGGAACCGATCGGCGACTCGCTGGACAGCTTCCCGCCGGCGAGATCGGCCTCGGTCGAACCGACGATCTGGAACTTGCGGGAGGTCCCGGATTCCTGATCCTTGATGTGGACGATCGAACCGAACTCGACCGAACCGGTCGCCTGGCCCCCGTCCTCGACCACCGTCGAGCGGCGCAGCCGCTCCTCAAGCTGGACGATCTGGGCTTCGAGCTGGGCCTGCTCGTTCTTGGCGTCGTCGTACTCGGCGTTCTCGGAGATGTCACCGAAATCACGGGCTTCGCGAATCCGTTCGGCGACCTCCCGCCGACGCACGGTCGACAGGTGCTCGATCTCTTCTTCGAGCTTCTTCAGGCCTTCGGGGGTGATCTCTGCTTGGCGGCTCACTTGATCTGAACCTCTCTCGGGTCATGCGCCCACAGGTGGCGGGCGGGTCCACAAATAACGCCCTGTGGTGGCACCCGGGAGGTCCGGGGATCCGCCGACAGGGCAATCGACGGGCGATTATAGCGAGGCCGACCGTCCGGGCATGACCTCGGCGAGCCTGCGGGCCAACTCCTCCGGCACCTCAAGCTGCGGGTAGTGGCCGGCGGTTTCGAAGCGGGTCACCGGGAGCCCCGGACGGAGCTCGATCAGTCCGTCCAGTACGTCGGTCACCGCGACCGGATCGAGCAGACCCCATCCGACCGCGAGGTCCCCCTCCCAGCGGGCGATTGCTCCGTGCCAACGGTCGGCGTAGATCACCCGTTCGTCCATGTAGGAGATCAGCTTGTGACCGAGCCGATGCCCGTCGTTGAAACAGATCAGGGACCACTGGTCCTCGAGCTCCTCGTCACTGACCGGATGATCGCCGGGGAACAGGGAGGAGAGCTGGTGGCGGAAAAAGGACTCGTTGGTGAGTCGTGACGCGACCGGACCGAGCGATCCCCTGAGCAGCCGCTGCCCGAGGGTCGGGTGGGAACGCTCAAGCAGAATCGAACCATTGAACAGAAAGGCGCCGTTCAGCTCGAACTCGAGTTCACCGGCCATCTCCCGGGCCATCAGTTCGGTCGCCACCGAGCTGCCCAGGTCGTGCGCGCAGACGAAGGCCGTGCCGCCGATCCGGCCGACCAGGTGCTCGACCAGATCGGCCTGCCAGGACAGGGTGTAGGAGTGATCCCGGGGCTTGTCGGAAAGGCCGAACCCGAGGAAGTCGAAAGCAAGGATCTCCCGGTCGGGCAGCAGCGCGATCAGTTCACGGAAGTCGTATGAGCAGGTCGGGAAGCCGTGGAGAAGGACCAGCGGGATGCCCTCCCCCGGCTGGTGGAAGGTGTGGATGCGGTGACCACGGAACTCCTCAAGGCGGCCACGGGCCTGCCACGCTTCTGCTCTCTCGGTAAGTGACATCGGGATGATTTCGGGGGTGGTTCAGACGAGGACCGGGTCACCGGCGCGGATCTCCGCGGCGATCTCCCGGGCCCGCTCAAGTCCGGCGGACTGGCACAACTCGTTCCGGACCACCTTGGGGACATCGATCCGGTCGAGGTACCACGGATAGAACTTTCGCAGGTATCGGCCGGCCCGGTCGGTACCGAGGTGTTCCTCGGCCCGGTCCATCACCCAGGCGAGTTCATCCATGATCGCTTCCCGGTCCGGTTCCGGGACTTCGGTGCCGGTGAGTTCGGCGAAGATCCAGGGGTAGCCGAAGGATCCGCGGGCGATCATCACCGCGTCGGCGCCGGACTCGGCGTAGGCCCGACGGGCGGCTTCGGCCGAGGAGAGGCCGCCGGTGATGATCATCGGCACCTCGAGGATTTCGTTCAGTTCGCGGGCCATCGCGTAGTCCGGCTGCCCCTTGTGGCCCTGTTTGGCGACCCGGGGGTGAAAGCCGATTCCGGCGGCACCGGCCTCCTCGGCCAGCCTGACCGCCAGATCGAACCCGGATCGGTCGCCCGGCATCAACCCGGAGCGCAGCTTCACGGTGACCGGCAGGTTGCTGCCCTCGATTGCGGCCCGGGTCAGTTTGATCGCCAGTTCCGGGTCGGAGAGCAGCTGAGCCCCGGCTCCGGTCTTCCTCACCTTCGGTACCGGACAGCCCATGTTGATGTCGATCAGGTCGGCCCCGGAACGGGCGGCGATCTCGGCGGCGGAACGCATCGCCTCGGGGTCCGGTCCGAAGAGCTGGATCGAGACCGGATGCTCGTCCGGGTGGATCCGCATCAGCTCGTTCATGGTCTTCTCGTTGCCGTAGTGAAGCCCGAAACTGGAGACCATCTCGGACACCGCGAGACCGGCCCCGAACCGTTTTGCCTGGAGGCGAACAAACCAGTTGCCGATCGCGGCCAGCGGAGCCAGCAGCACGCGATTCGAGATCGGGACACCGCCGATCTCGAACGGATCGGTCAGTGCCGGACGTCCGGCGGGCAGGTCGGGTTCGACCGGTCGGCTTTCAGCTTCGGTTGCGCTCATGGATCAGTCGCAGGCCCTTGAGGGTCAGCAGGTCGTCGATCTCGGTGATCTGTTCCGAGTGGGGCACGATCTCGCCGGCGAGTCCGCCGGTGGCGATGAACCTGGCCTTGCCACCGAGCTCGGCGTTGATCCGCCGGGCGATCCCGTCAACCAGCCCGGCAAAACCGTAGAGCACTCCCGACTGGATTGCCGCCTTCGAGCTGGTTCCGATCGTGGTCGCCGGCTCGGCCAGGTCGATCCGGGAGATCCGGGCGGCCCGTTCGGTCAGGGCGGTCAGCGAGATTTCGACCCCCGGCGCGATCGCCCCACCGAGGTAACTGCCCTCGGCCGAAACCGCGTCAAAGTTGATTCCGGTGCCGAAATCGACACAGACGCATACGTCCTGGACCTGCTCGTAGGCAGCGATCGCGTTGACCAGCCGATCCGCCCCGACCTCGGCCGGATTGTCGATCTCGACCTTCATCCCGGTGCGTACCCCCGGACCCACCACCAGACACTCGACGTCCAGGTACTCCTGTGCGAGACGTCCGTACTCGGTGCCGAGTGGTGGCACCACCGAGGAGACGACCACTCCGTCGAGGTCACCGAAGCCGAGTCCGCGCAGGGCGAGGAGACCGGCCAGCCGTTCGGCCAGTTCGTCGCCGGTGGCCCCGGCCCGGGTCTGAAAACGCCAGTGCCGGGTGAGGTTCTCGCCCACGAAAGCACCAACGTGGGTCTGGGTGTTGCCCACATCAATCGCCAGAAGCATCGTCCCCAGAGTGTGCCATGAACCGGAGCTAGACTCCCCGACATGAGCAAGGCGACGCTTTTCAGTCTTCCCGGTTCCCATCCCGCCCGGGCCGCGGCGATGATGCTGGACTTCAAGGGGATCGAGTACCGCAAGGTTGATCTGCTGCCGGTCGCACACAAGGCGATCGTCCGGCTGGCGGGTTTCAAAGGTTCGACCGTGCCCGCCCTGAAGTTCAACGGCGAGAAGGTGATCGGTTCGATCGAGATCGCCCGGGCCCTGGACCGCCTGGTGCCGGAACCACCGCTGCTTCCCGGCGACGAGGAGCTGCGATCCGAGGTACTGAAGGCGGAAGCCTTCGGTGAGTCCGAACTTCAGGACGCGACGCGCCGGATCCTCTGGAACACGGTGCGACGCAAACCCCGTTCGATCGCCACCTTCCTCGAAGGGTCCACCCTGCC includes these proteins:
- the greA gene encoding transcription elongation factor GreA; the protein is MSRQAEITPEGLKKLEEEIEHLSTVRRREVAERIREARDFGDISENAEYDDAKNEQAQLEAQIVQLEERLRRSTVVEDGGQATGSVEFGSIVHIKDQESGTSRKFQIVGSTEADLAGGKLSSESPIGSALIGGKVNQVVVVPSPRGPEKQFKITKIETA
- a CDS encoding alpha/beta hydrolase, encoding MSLTERAEAWQARGRLEEFRGHRIHTFHQPGEGIPLVLLHGFPTCSYDFRELIALLPDREILAFDFLGFGLSDKPRDHSYTLSWQADLVEHLVGRIGGTAFVCAHDLGSSVATELMAREMAGELEFELNGAFLFNGSILLERSHPTLGQRLLRGSLGPVASRLTNESFFRHQLSSLFPGDHPVSDEELEDQWSLICFNDGHRLGHKLISYMDERVIYADRWHGAIARWEGDLAVGWGLLDPVAVTDVLDGLIELRPGLPVTRFETAGHYPQLEVPEELARRLAEVMPGRSASL
- the lysS gene encoding lysine--tRNA ligase, with product MTESDPETGSAPETPGSDGEESGAGSILAERREKLERLKAAGVEPFPHDFPRREEIDGVLETHAALEAGVETDSVHRVAGRIVGRRGHGKAAFLDLRDATGQIQIHAKSDVLGEAYGLLESLDLGDILGVEGRAIVTRRGQLSIEATGWRLLAKSLRPPPDKFHGLEDTETRYRHRELDLIANRESREIFRTRARTISEVRRWLDDRGFFEVETPVLQPLYGGALARPFTTHHNALDRKLYLRIATELYLKRCVVGGIDRVYELGKDFRNEGISMKHNPEFTMLEWYEAYADYGDTAAALESLVSEVAGNVLGRPEIERDGRTISLRAPWHRVTMRDAILEHSGIDIDQLTDRDALSEAIGNEDDTAGWGKLVDTVFSKQVEPTLVEPTFVLDYPEELSPFAKRHRDNPDKVERWEAFIGGVEIANSFTELNDPDEQRRRFEQQIAEIERGDDEAHPFDEAFVEALEQGMPPTGGVGLGIDRLVMMLTGANSLREVVLFPAMRD
- a CDS encoding CrcB family protein; amino-acid sequence: MRREASAVFVGGAAGTLLRVLLTEALPVIPGSWPWPTLVANLLGAFLAGWFVTRLADGYHGGRHPLLITGFCGGLTTFSTLQIELLDLIEAGHTGLATAYAGISLLAGVGLFLLAVRLARRDPGRRVEA
- a CDS encoding glycerate kinase, which translates into the protein MARATRFLVAPDKFKGTFTAGEVARLIGDGIRETGAEAVELPVADGGDGTADALMSALGGAWVEAPSADVLGNPATGRFALVGDGSRAVVELAEVAGLGGTDPDRLDPLAATSRGGGMLIAAAVERGAGEIIFAPGGSASTDGGRGLLEVLEGAGVRPRITVACDVEHAFEQAAPVFAPQKGADPGQVRELEVRLDRLAGSFPRDPRGRVRTGCGGGVSGGLWACLDAELVAGADLVLDAIGFDRILAGCEAVITGEGRLDAQTAGGKAVAVVAARAASAGLPAAAVVGELDLGSQEIDRLGLIRAVEAGTGGTIRDAGHRLALELGGAGR
- a CDS encoding tRNA-dihydrouridine synthase; amino-acid sequence: MSATEAESRPVEPDLPAGRPALTDPFEIGGVPISNRVLLAPLAAIGNWFVRLQAKRFGAGLAVSEMVSSFGLHYGNEKTMNELMRIHPDEHPVSIQLFGPDPEAMRSAAEIAARSGADLIDINMGCPVPKVRKTGAGAQLLSDPELAIKLTRAAIEGSNLPVTVKLRSGLMPGDRSGFDLAVRLAEEAGAAGIGFHPRVAKQGHKGQPDYAMARELNEILEVPMIITGGLSSAEAARRAYAESGADAVMIARGSFGYPWIFAELTGTEVPEPDREAIMDELAWVMDRAEEHLGTDRAGRYLRKFYPWYLDRIDVPKVVRNELCQSAGLERAREIAAEIRAGDPVLV
- a CDS encoding type III pantothenate kinase, with the protein product MLLAIDVGNTQTHVGAFVGENLTRHWRFQTRAGATGDELAERLAGLLALRGLGFGDLDGVVVSSVVPPLGTEYGRLAQEYLDVECLVVGPGVRTGMKVEIDNPAEVGADRLVNAIAAYEQVQDVCVCVDFGTGINFDAVSAEGSYLGGAIAPGVEISLTALTERAARISRIDLAEPATTIGTSSKAAIQSGVLYGFAGLVDGIARRINAELGGKARFIATGGLAGEIVPHSEQITEIDDLLTLKGLRLIHERNRS
- a CDS encoding glutathione S-transferase N-terminal domain-containing protein, which encodes MSKATLFSLPGSHPARAAAMMLDFKGIEYRKVDLLPVAHKAIVRLAGFKGSTVPALKFNGEKVIGSIEIARALDRLVPEPPLLPGDEELRSEVLKAEAFGESELQDATRRILWNTVRRKPRSIATFLEGSTLPLPPKVAEFTSGPIILGEYRINDSGDENVIADLAALPGWLDRMDSWVEAGVLGGENPNAADFQVLTSVQLLMRLRDLRPHIETRPIGEAAKRLIPDYPGDVPPALPAEWLEPLAGSGQ
- the crcB gene encoding fluoride efflux transporter CrcB, translating into MTVWLWIGVGLAGGCGAVCRWLVESAVTGRLGRRLPWGTTVVNLSGALALGFVVGLAPDQSLRVLLGTAALGSYTTFSGWILATDRLAGERGPAAAVLNLALPLALGLAAAALAHALGAALR